In Triticum urartu cultivar G1812 chromosome 6, Tu2.1, whole genome shotgun sequence, the following proteins share a genomic window:
- the LOC125513238 gene encoding U-box domain-containing protein 4 — MDSPASASSPVEFLLRCPTPRRRRLPLAGAFFAPTALAGASLLRALASLAAGLLATPRPPSQPRNFAALARRLALLSALLDSLLLDAPDRFSDAANLCFRELYVVLFRADLLVSYVASAGRAWALLRGAHLAASFRDLDAELAVVLDVIPAASIRLSHDAAGHLDLLRSQCRRRSPAQYHDPDEAALRDRLLAAVQQFELGQPPPLKSLLSDVGISDAASCQAEIDYLEEQILSQEEDTDLLLVGGVLALLRYSLFSQFDPGNAKAARYWPSAGNLQRLPSWGGGGCDDTSFSVPKEFSCPISLDLMRDPVVASTGQTYDRPSIIQWIGEGHSTCPNSGQALADNRLVPNRALRSLISQWCGMYCFQYDSPESNEGMAECVATACSSKAAIEANKATARILVRMLVESSDSSKAVAAKEIRLLAKAGKQNRAFIAELGAIPLLCRLLLSSDQIAQENAVTALLNLSIYEPNKTRIMEQEGCLWLIVSVLQNGWTTEARENAAATLFSLSVVHDYKKMIMNEPGALEKLACMLKKGTPRGRKDAVMALFNLSTHAESSARMLESSAVVALIESLRNDTVSEEAAGALALLMKQPSVVHLVGSSETVISSLVGLMRRGTPKGKENAVSALYEICRRGGSALVRRVAKIPGLNTVIQNIMLTGTKRAKKKASLIVKMCQRSQMPSAMSLGTSLRVVDHSLVGNSSLRRAASFGSGELSNPVSISVHVP; from the coding sequence ATGGACTCGCCGGCGTCGGCCTCCTCGCCGGTGGAGTTCCTGCTCCGGTGCCCCACGCCGAGGCGGAGGAGGCTGCCGCTGGCCGGCGCCTTCTTCGCGCCCACCGCCCTCGCCGGCGCCTCGCTGCTCCGCGCGCTCGCCTCGCTCGCCGCCGGGCTGCTCGCCACGCCGCGCCCGCCGTCGCAGCCGCGGAACTTCGCCGCGCTCGCGCGCCGCCTCGCGCTGCTCAGCGCACTCCTCGACTCGCTCCTCCTCGACGCGCCGGACCGCTTCTCCGACGCCGCCAACCTCTGCTTCCGCGAGCTCTACGTCGTGCTCTTCCGCGCCGACCTGCTCGTCTCCTACGTCGCCTCAGCCGGCCGCGCGTGGGCGCTGCTCCGGGGCGCCCACCTCGCCGCCTCCTTCCGCGACCTCGACGCCGAGCTCGCTGTCGTCCTCGACGTCATCCCCGCCGCCTCCATCCGCCTCTCGCACGACGCGGCCGGCCACCTCGACCTCCTCCGCTCCCAGTGCCGCCGCCGATCGCCCGCACAGTACCACGACCCGGACGAGGCTGCGCTACGCgaccgcctcctcgccgccgtccaACAGTTCGAGCTCGGCCAGCCGCCTCCGCTCAAGTCGCTCCTCTCCGACGTTGGCATCTCTGACGCTGCGTCTTGCCAAGCTGAAATCGACTACCTTGAGGAACAAATCTTGAGTCAAGAAGAGGATACCGACCTCCTGCTCGTCGGTGGTGTTCTCGCCTTGCTCCGCTACAGCCTCTTCTCGCAGTTCGACCCTGGCAACGCAAAGGCGGCCCGGTATTGGCCGTCGGCGGGAAACTTGCAGCGGCTTCCatcgtggggcggcggcggctgcgacGACACCTCCTTCTCGGTGCCCAAGGAGTTCTCCTGCCCGATTTCTTTGGATTTGATGCGCGACCCTGTGGTGGCGTCCACCGGCCAGACGTATGACCGGCCATCAATCATACAGTGGATCGGGGAGGGCCATTCCACCTGCCCAAATTCAGGGCAGGCACTGGCAGACAACCGCCTTGTGCCGAATCGTGCACTCCGCAGTTTGATATCACAGTGGTGTGGGATGTATTGTTTCCAGTATGATTCCCCAGAGAGCAACGAGGGGATGGCCGAATGCGTCGCCACCGCGTGCAGCAGCAAGGCGGCAATCGAGGCGAATAAAGCCACAGCCAGGATTCTGGTCAGGATGCTGGTGGAGAGTTCAGATAGCTCAAAGGCAGTCGCTGCCAAGGAAATTAGGTTGCTGGCCAAGGCTGGGAAGCAGAACAGAGCGTTCATCGCCGAGCTCGGTGCAATCCCGTTGCTCTGCAGGCTGCTCCTGTCATCAGATCAGATTGCGCAAGAGAACGCAGTGACGGCGCTGCTCAATCTCTCCATTTACGAGCCGAACAAAACGCGGATTATGGAACAGGAGGGTTGCTTGTGGCTTATCGTCAGCGTGTTGCAGAATGGCTGGACTACAGAGGCCAGAGAGAATGCAGCAGCAACTCTGTTTAGTCTCTCCGTGGTCCATGATTACAAGAAGATGATCATGAATGAGCCAGGGGCTCTGGAGAAGCTGGCTTGTATGCTGAAAAAAGGGACGCCAAGGGGGAGGAAAGACGCAGTGATGGCACTTTTCAACCTCTCAACTCATGCAGAAAGCTCAGCTCGGATGCTTGAGTCAAGTGCAGTTGTAGCTTTAATCGAGTCACTGAGGAACGACACCGTGTCGGAGGAAGCTGCTGGTGCTCTGGCTCTGCTCATGAAGCAGCCTTCTGTTGTGCATCTTGTTGGGAGCTCTGAAACTGTGATCAGTAGCCTCGTTGGATTAATGAGACGGGGAACTCCAAAGGGCAAGGAGAATGCAGTGTCCGCTCTATACGAGATATGTCGCCGTGGTGGCTCAGCATTGGTTCGGAGAGTAGCAAAGATTCCGGGGTTGAATACAGTAATACAGAACATCATGCTCACTGGAACAAAGCGCGCCAAGAAGAAAGCAAGCTTGATCGTCAAGATGTGCCAAAGAAGCCAAATGCCGTCAGCAATGTCGCTAGGCACTAGCTTGAGGGTGGTTGATCATTCTTTGGTAGGTAACAGCTCATTGAGGCGTGCTGCGAGCTTTGGCAGTGGAGAGTTGTCGAATCCCGTTTCGATATCAGTGCACGTGCCCTAG